A genomic region of Prionailurus bengalensis isolate Pbe53 chromosome D1, Fcat_Pben_1.1_paternal_pri, whole genome shotgun sequence contains the following coding sequences:
- the LOC122483429 gene encoding olfactory receptor 52R1-like produces MLASGNHSSYPVSFILLGIPGLENSQFWIAFPLCAMYVVAIIGNTTVLHIIRIDHTLHEPMYLFLAMLAITDLVLSSSTQPKMLTILWFHAHETEYHACLIQMFFIHAFSSVESGVLMAMALDRYVAICFPLRHSSVLTPAVVGKLGAAVMMRALLLVSPFCIMVSRMPFCPNQIIPQPYCEHMAVLKLVCADTRVNRAYGLFVAFSVVGFDMIVISVSYVMILRTVLGLPSGQAQLKAFGTCASHICVILALYIPALFTFLTHRFGHHVPRAVHIMFANLYLLVPPMLNPIIYGVRTKQIRNRVIQGCCGKDP; encoded by the coding sequence ATGTTGGCTTCAGGGAACCACTCATCTTATCCTGTGTCCTTCATCCTACTTGGGATCCCAGGACTCGAGAATTCCCAATTTTGGATTGCCTTTCCTCTCTGTGCCATGTATGTTGTGGCTATAATTGGCAATACCACTGTCCTCCATATAATCCGAATTGACCACACTCTGCATGAGCCCATGTACCTCTTTCTAGCCATGCTGGCTATCACTGACCTGGTCCTCTCGTCTTCCACCCAACCTAAAATGCTGACTATACTCTGGTTTCATGCTCATGAGACTGAATACCATGCCTGCCTCATCCAGATGTTCTTCATCCATGCCTTTTCCTCTGTGGAGTCTGGGGTACTCATGGCTATGGCCTTGGACCGTTATGTGGCCATCTGCTTCCCACTCCGTCACTCAAGTGTCCTGACCCCAGCTGTAGTGGGTAAATTGGGAGCAGCTGTGATGATGAGAGCATTGCTGTTGGTGAGCCCCTTCTGCATTATGGTCTCCAGGATGCCCTTCTGCCCCAACCAGATCATTCCCCAGCCATACTGTGAACACATGGCTGTGCTAAAGCTGGTGTGTGCAGATACTAGAGTAAATCGTGCATATGGGCTCTTTGTGGCCTTCTCTGTGGTTGGCTTTGATATGATTGTCATCAGTGTATCCTATGTGATGATTTTGAGAACTGTTCTGGGGTTGCCTTCTGGTCAAGCCCAGCTCAAGGCTTTTGGCACATGTGCATCCCATATCTGTGTCATCTTGGCTTTATATATCCCTGCCCTCTTCACTTTTCTCACCCACCGCTTTGGACATCATGTGCCCCGAGCAGTACATATCATGTTTGCCAATCTCTATCTCCTGGTTCCTCCCATGCTCAACCCCATCATCTATGGAGTTAGAACCAAGCAGATCAGGAACAGGGTTATTCAAGGTTGTTGTGGAAAAGATCCCTGA
- the LOC122483430 gene encoding olfactory receptor 52R1-like, with the protein MLASGNSSAHPEYFILLGIPGLKNSQFWIAFPLCAMYVVAIIGNTTVLHIIRIDHTLHEPMYLFLAMLAITDLVLSSSTQPKMLAILWFHAHETQYHACLIQVFFIHAFSSVESGVLMAMALDRYVAICFPLRHSSVLTPAVVGKLGAAVMMRALLLVSPFCIMVSRMPFCPNQIIPQSYCEHMAVLKLVCADTRVNRAYGLFVAFSVVGFDMSVISVSYVMILRTVLGLPSGQSQVKAFGTCASHICVILAFYIPALFTFLTHRFGHHVPGAVHIMFANLYLLVPPMLNPIIYGVRTKQIKDRVIQSCCGKDP; encoded by the coding sequence ATGCTGGCTTCAGGGAACAGCTCTGCTCATCCTGAATACTTTATCCTACTTGGGATCCCAGGACTCAAGAATTCCCAATTTTGGattgcctttcctctgtgtgccaTGTATGTTGTGGCTATAATTGGCAATACCACTGTCCTCCATATAATCCGAATTGACCACACTCTGCATGAGCCCATGTACCTCTTTCTAGCCATGCTGGCTATCACTGACCTGGTCCTCTCGTCTTCCACCCAACCTAAAATGCTGGCTATACTCTGGTTTCATGCTCATGAGACTCAATACCATGCCTGCCTCATCCAGGTATTCTTCATCCATGCCTTTTCCTCTGTGGAGTCCGGGGTACTCATGGCTATGGCCTTGGACCGTTATGTGGCCATCTGCTTCCCACTCCGTCACTCAAGTGTCCTGACCCCAGCTGTAGTGGGTAAATTGGGAGCAGCTGTGATGATGAGAGCATTGCTGTTGGTGAGCCCCTTCTGCATTATGGTCTCCAGGATGCCCTTCTGCCCCAACCAGATCATTCCTCAGTCATACTGTGAGCACATGGCTGTGCTAAAGCTGGTGTGTGCAGATACTAGAGTAAATCGTGCATATGGGCTCTTTGTGGCCTTCTCTGTGGTTGGCTTTGATATGAGTGTCATCAGTGTATCCTATGTGATGATTTTGAGAACTGTTCTGGGGTTGCCTTCTGGTCAATCCCAGGTCAAGGCTTTTGGCACATGTGCGTCCCATATCTGTGTCATCTTGGCTTTTTATATCCCAGCGCTCTTCACTTTTCTCACCCACCGCTTTGGACATCATGTGCCTGGAGCAGTACATATCATGTTCGCTAATCTCTATCTCCTGGTACCTCCTATGCTCAACCCCATCATCTATGGAGTTAGAACCAAGCAGATAAAGGACAGGGTTATTCAAAGTTGTTGTGGAAAAGATCCCTGA